The Populus alba chromosome 6, ASM523922v2, whole genome shotgun sequence genome contains a region encoding:
- the LOC118053369 gene encoding uncharacterized protein produces MVMEAQQQEDGWPLGLRPLNARAGLVRNRDFNGSISFSTLLTASNSSFTDSSSDFDTESTGSFFHDKSLTLGSLIGVSSILELSRRSTRGRTTETLREQKNYKSKPWMFSICSRLSPDVVNTNNNAPSLGHFLEVERRAAANIHRRNMIYGPRDFSPILPNSGVNSQFLGDHIAPQSSASLGVDGGRRSNTELLQHGNGYGASLVLSCLCGQLIE; encoded by the exons ATGGTCATGGAGGCTCAACAACAG GAAGATGGGTGGCCACTCGGCCTAAGACCGCTGAACGCAAGAGCTGGGTTGGTGAGAAATCGAGATTTCAATGGTTCAATTTCTTTTAGCACTTTGCTCACTGCTTCTAACAGCTCCTTCACTGACTCTTCTTCGGATTTTGATACTGAG TCCACTGGATCTTTCTTCCATGACAAGAGCTTAACACTAGGGAGTCTCATTGGAGTTTCTAGCATTCTAGAGCTCTCTAGAAGATCAACTAGGGGAAGGACCACTGAAACCTTACGAGAGCAGAAGAATTACAAATCAAAACCATGGATGTTCTCAATATGCTCGAGGCTAAGCCCTGATGTCGTCAACACAAACAACAACGCTCCTTCTCTTGGCCACTTTCTTGAAGTAGAGAGGAGAGCTGCTGCCAACATTCACAGAAGGAATATGATATATGGACCTAGAGATTTCTCCCCAATTCTGCCTAACTCCGGTGTAAATTCTCAATTTTTGGGTGATCACATTGCCCCGCAATCAAGTGCTTCATTGGGAGTAGATGGAGGGAGAAGATCCAACACAGAATTGTTACAACATGGTAATGGGTATGGAGCTTCATTAGTATTGTCATGTTTGTGTGGACAACTCATTGAATGA
- the LOC118053368 gene encoding uncharacterized protein, with translation MSSASPVSYSFDDKDLDDDALWAVIDSAEASHSSSKSRKYPKFQSPSPPPPPPPRRSHFNNNSPYSDPYRRAHKIARSCESSSEVSEGTGSHLAVVRTPILKTSSYYSPESYLSPHIASEVSPVALEMEEKDAMTRHCLDGRFPTVSLFKDYQNAAMAILEKSDFTMISGNPFIKKSGWRKISFYFNISYEIKDRIIEFDDNRNVQRAEFVVRAYMQGGRFSDGWGSCDRREKRFLKPNHDIPSTAETRSKNKACQDLLGIGEYRPSANQFHQKV, from the exons ATGTCCTCCGCTTCACCTGTTTCTTACTCATTCGACGACAAAGACCTCGACGACGACGCATTGTGGGCTGTAATCGATTCGGCGGAGGCCTCTCACTCTTCCTCCAAGTCTCGCAAATACCCCAAATTTCAAtctccatcaccaccaccacctcctcctcctcgcaGATCCCATTTTAATAATAACTCCCCCTATTCCGATCCCTATCGTCGCGCTCACAAAATCGCCAGATCCTGCGAGTCCTCCTCCGAGGTCAGCGAAGGTACCGGCAGCCATCTCGCTGTGGTTAGGACTCCGATTCTCAAAACTTCGTCGTATTACTCTCCTGAGTCATATTTGTCACCGCACATCGCATCCGAAGTTTCTCCCGTGGCCTTGGAGATGGAGGAGAAGGATGCTATGACGAGGCATTGCCTGGATGGAAGGTTTCCAACCGTTTCTCTTTTTAAAGACTATCAGAACGCAGCTATGGCG ATTTTGGAGAAATCTGATTTCACCATGATTTCTGGGAATCCGTTCATCAAGAAATCAG GTTGGAGGAAGATATCATTTTACTTCAATATCTCTTATGAAATCAAAGACAGGATCATTGAATTTGACGACAACCGAAATGTTCAGCGTGCAGAATTTGTGGTTCGGGCCTATATGCA GGGTGGCAGGTTCTCTGATGGATGGGGTTCATGTGATCGGCGTGAGAAGAGATTCTTAAAACCAAATCATGATATTCCAAGTACAGCGGAAACCAGATCAAAAAATAAAGCCTGTCAG GACCTTCTTGGAATCGGAGAATATCGTCCTAGTGCGAACCAGTTTCACCAGAAAGTATAG